A stretch of the Thermofilum adornatum genome encodes the following:
- the radA gene encoding DNA repair and recombination protein RadA: MPKKEKVKVEEEEKTFEEEIDADKLAEEILEEEPLEPSEEEVPEGEIRLEDLDGVGRITAQKLRAAGFYSVRDLAFASAHELAVVLGSEERAIAIIRAAQKLVNRGEEFITARVLFEKRKNLEYISTGVRSLDDLLEGGVEVGSITELIGEFGAGKTQICHQLAVMVQLPKEKGGLNARALYIDTEGTFRPERIIQIARAKQLDPEKALENIIYARAYNSDHQMLLVDEAKKYIESQNIRLIIVDSLINHFRAEYPGRENLASRQQKLNRHISQLHRLASLYNLAVVVTNQVMSSPDIFFGNPMKPAGGNIMAHGCTYRIWLRKAKEGKRIARIIDSPKHAEKEVAFAITEDGVTDI; this comes from the coding sequence ATGCCTAAGAAAGAAAAGGTAAAGGTTGAAGAAGAGGAAAAAACATTTGAAGAAGAGATTGATGCAGATAAGCTAGCAGAGGAGATTTTGGAAGAAGAACCACTTGAACCGTCTGAAGAGGAAGTTCCCGAGGGAGAAATAAGACTAGAGGACCTAGATGGCGTGGGGAGAATCACTGCTCAGAAGCTTAGGGCGGCTGGTTTCTACTCTGTGCGTGACCTTGCGTTTGCTTCTGCACATGAGCTAGCTGTTGTCCTTGGTTCTGAAGAGAGGGCCATAGCCATAATCCGGGCTGCACAGAAACTGGTTAATAGAGGAGAGGAATTCATCACTGCTAGGGTGCTTTTTGAAAAGAGGAAGAACCTTGAATACATCAGTACTGGTGTTCGTAGTTTGGATGATTTGTTGGAGGGTGGTGTTGAGGTTGGTAGTATTACTGAGCTGATTGGTGAGTTTGGTGCTGGTAAGACTCAGATTTGCCACCAGCTAGCGGTGATGGTCCAGCTACCGAAGGAGAAGGGAGGCCTCAACGCTAGGGCACTATACATAGACACAGAGGGCACCTTCAGGCCGGAGAGAATAATACAGATAGCAAGGGCAAAACAGCTAGACCCAGAAAAGGCACTAGAAAACATAATCTACGCAAGAGCATACAATAGCGATCACCAAATGCTCTTGGTAGATGAGGCTAAGAAATACATTGAAAGTCAGAATATTAGACTGATAATTGTCGACAGCCTCATTAATCACTTCAGAGCTGAATATCCAGGCCGCGAAAACCTGGCATCAAGACAACAAAAACTCAACAGGCATATTAGCCAGCTTCACCGGCTTGCTAGCCTATACAACCTGGCCGTTGTTGTTACTAACCAAGTTATGTCGTCACCGGACATCTTCTTCGGAAACCCCATGAAGCCAGCAGGCGGAAACATAATGGCTCATGGATGTACATACAGGATTTGGCTCAGGAAGGCAAAAGAGGGCAAACGTATAGCAAGAATCATAGACAGCCCCAAGCATGCTGAGAAAGAGGTCGCCTTCGCTATAACAGAGGACGGCGTCACCGACATTTAA
- a CDS encoding Gfo/Idh/MocA family oxidoreductase, which produces MPKVNVAVAGLGRIGKVHAEITFTRLENARLVAVMDVVSELANSVAEKYKVKAYTDYDALLKDPEVDAVFITTPTNLHKEMIVKAAEAGKHVFTEKPITVTSSEAIEAIKAAEKADVKLMVGYMRRFDDAYATAKKKIVEGSIGNPLVFINIARDPGAPPGWAQDPRLSGGIFLDMLSHDFDMARYLMGKEVKEVYVKGDALLYNEIKQKGDLDVVTINFEFEGGGYGLIHGSRKSVFGYDLRTEIMGTDGTIYVGSQTDPNLAVGSKDGLIYRGVQWFWSRFYDAYVLEDAAFINSILRDEKPPITGVDGLRVVEIAEACWRSVKEQRPISVRRTL; this is translated from the coding sequence ATGCCAAAGGTAAATGTGGCAGTAGCTGGTCTGGGACGAATTGGCAAGGTTCACGCAGAAATAACTTTTACTCGGCTAGAAAACGCCCGCCTAGTCGCAGTCATGGATGTAGTTTCCGAGTTGGCCAACTCTGTTGCAGAAAAATACAAAGTAAAGGCTTATACAGACTATGACGCGTTGCTCAAAGACCCAGAGGTAGATGCTGTCTTCATAACGACTCCTACTAATCTCCACAAGGAAATGATAGTTAAAGCCGCGGAAGCCGGCAAACACGTGTTTACCGAGAAGCCTATAACTGTCACATCCAGTGAGGCCATCGAGGCAATCAAGGCCGCTGAAAAGGCCGACGTCAAGCTAATGGTCGGCTACATGCGAAGATTCGACGATGCTTACGCTACAGCAAAGAAGAAAATTGTTGAAGGCTCAATCGGAAATCCCCTAGTCTTTATAAATATTGCTCGGGACCCAGGGGCGCCGCCCGGATGGGCACAGGATCCCAGACTAAGCGGCGGCATATTTCTGGACATGCTTTCCCACGACTTCGACATGGCCCGGTACCTAATGGGTAAAGAAGTTAAGGAGGTCTATGTCAAGGGCGACGCGCTCCTCTACAACGAAATTAAGCAGAAAGGCGACTTAGACGTGGTAACAATCAATTTCGAGTTCGAGGGAGGAGGATACGGTCTAATACACGGGAGCAGGAAAAGCGTCTTCGGCTATGACCTTCGTACAGAAATCATGGGAACAGACGGCACTATATATGTTGGGTCACAAACTGACCCCAATCTAGCCGTGGGATCCAAGGACGGGTTGATATACAGAGGGGTTCAATGGTTCTGGTCAAGGTTCTATGACGCATATGTCCTTGAGGACGCTGCCTTCATCAACTCGATACTGCGGGACGAGAAGCCACCGATAACGGGGGTAGACGGATTAAGGGTCGTCGAGATAGCTGAAGCATGCTGGAGGAGTGTCAAGGAACAAAGACCAATTTCCGTTAGAAGAACCCTTTAA
- a CDS encoding DEAD/DEAH box helicase, whose product MEGVELRRLSNLLQEELIKGLERLGYKTLNYIQVKSLEASRHYQNILIVAPTGAGKTEAAILPVLRDLINEGGEPIFAIYISPLRALNRDIYDRMIELFQMFGFEAEIRHGDTPQKTRKKIAEKPPHFLITTPETAQFLLVDKRYREKLRNIRWVIVDEVHELLDDKRGAQLSLALERLRLIAPNLKIIGLSATLKDPYTALRLLSGRRGGTVIEWQERKIYEISIEELGNEANLEERVEKVASYCRDGGVIVFTNTRDTAELIGRILTHEYGLNVRVHHGSLSRAEREEAERLFKEGRIDAIIATSSLELGVDIGYARLVVQFGSPKQAIKLVQRVGRAGHSLLEKSRGVIVPLFLEDAVESAVLARRSVNGDLEEQAPHEKPLDVLAHQIAGLVLEYREISLEKLYDVVTRSLPFENLSLKELIDLLEFMRSIGIIRFSNGNITMGRRTISYYYSSASMIPESFSFDVVEMASRRIIGSLDYSFASLIGKGKIIILGGKAWNVEEVDIEANKVYVTENIHEFGEPPIWTGMTLPVDRKVAREVASLYRRIAENMSSSGELEKLRRMYGLPEEAFKKTVELVGKTLEALGTVPSEKNTLVELVRNRDKTLVLVHSYLGTKGNNLLAFLLADAYRGYTGSSAKYFSDPYRVLLVSESYVPPGKLREILVEGLKWKLRFLSDVIRESNSYLIEFTHVASKMGIIDIKKSRPEPGVLSNIRRKLVGTPVDAEAIRATIFEHFDLRSVEEFLQDIERGKRPIIIKELNDLTPLAQLIFEKPTVKAGVVASDIPASGIIQAIIKRIENSHVLLYCINCGQWWQTIKVADYHLFSKCPRCGSRALAVLRPYEEEKIKILEKWRRKENLSADEKKFVEKARQSASLVLSYGYPAVFVLAGHGVGPTTAKNILSKGVSMEALARNVLQAEANYTRTRKYWEE is encoded by the coding sequence ATGGAGGGCGTTGAACTGCGTAGGCTCAGCAATTTACTCCAAGAGGAGCTTATAAAGGGACTGGAGAGGCTTGGCTACAAGACACTTAATTATATACAGGTGAAGTCTCTAGAGGCATCTAGACACTACCAAAATATCCTTATTGTTGCACCTACTGGAGCCGGAAAAACAGAGGCGGCTATTCTACCAGTTCTCCGCGACCTCATCAATGAGGGGGGCGAACCTATCTTTGCAATTTATATTTCTCCGCTACGTGCTCTCAATAGGGACATTTATGACCGAATGATTGAGCTTTTCCAAATGTTTGGATTCGAGGCAGAGATTCGACATGGAGATACGCCTCAAAAAACACGTAAAAAGATAGCCGAGAAACCACCCCACTTTCTGATTACAACTCCCGAGACAGCTCAGTTTCTGTTGGTTGATAAAAGGTATCGGGAAAAATTGCGTAACATCAGATGGGTCATAGTGGACGAGGTTCACGAGTTGCTGGACGACAAGAGGGGTGCACAGCTCTCGCTCGCCTTGGAACGCTTGAGACTAATTGCGCCTAACTTAAAAATAATAGGACTGTCGGCTACGCTCAAAGACCCCTACACTGCTCTTCGACTTCTTTCTGGTAGAAGAGGCGGAACCGTAATAGAATGGCAGGAAAGAAAAATTTACGAAATAAGCATTGAGGAGCTTGGGAACGAGGCAAATCTGGAAGAAAGAGTTGAAAAAGTTGCCTCGTATTGCCGAGACGGGGGTGTAATAGTTTTTACCAATACTAGGGATACTGCAGAGCTCATAGGAAGAATATTGACTCATGAATATGGGCTAAATGTTAGGGTACATCATGGTAGCCTTTCAAGAGCCGAAAGGGAGGAGGCTGAGAGACTCTTTAAGGAGGGAAGAATAGATGCCATTATTGCAACGTCCAGCCTCGAGCTAGGTGTGGACATCGGTTATGCAAGACTTGTAGTTCAGTTTGGGTCCCCAAAGCAAGCAATAAAGCTTGTACAAAGAGTTGGAAGAGCTGGTCACAGTTTATTGGAAAAATCGAGAGGTGTCATTGTACCATTATTTCTCGAGGATGCGGTGGAGTCGGCCGTCCTAGCTAGGAGGAGCGTCAATGGGGACCTAGAGGAGCAAGCACCACACGAGAAACCTCTAGACGTGTTGGCACACCAAATAGCAGGGCTCGTACTCGAGTATCGTGAAATAAGTCTTGAAAAACTCTACGACGTAGTGACTCGGTCACTTCCCTTTGAAAATTTATCTCTAAAAGAACTAATAGATCTCCTGGAGTTTATGCGTTCCATAGGAATAATCAGATTTTCAAATGGAAATATCACTATGGGAAGAAGAACAATTTCATATTACTACTCTTCAGCTTCCATGATTCCTGAATCCTTCTCGTTTGACGTTGTTGAGATGGCGTCAAGGAGAATAATTGGTTCCCTAGACTACTCCTTCGCTTCACTTATAGGCAAAGGCAAGATAATCATTCTAGGCGGAAAAGCGTGGAACGTAGAAGAAGTAGACATAGAGGCAAACAAGGTATACGTCACGGAAAACATACATGAATTCGGCGAACCACCCATATGGACAGGGATGACCCTACCTGTAGATAGAAAAGTTGCACGCGAGGTCGCTTCCCTCTATAGACGCATAGCTGAAAACATGTCATCAAGTGGAGAGCTGGAAAAACTTCGAAGAATGTATGGTTTACCGGAAGAAGCCTTCAAGAAAACTGTGGAGCTTGTAGGCAAGACTCTTGAAGCGTTGGGAACTGTTCCAAGCGAGAAAAATACCCTTGTAGAACTCGTGAGGAACAGGGATAAGACCCTCGTTCTGGTTCACTCCTATCTCGGTACGAAGGGGAATAACCTGCTTGCCTTTCTCCTAGCAGATGCTTATCGGGGATATACTGGATCCTCTGCTAAATATTTCTCCGACCCCTACAGGGTTCTGCTTGTTAGCGAGTCTTATGTGCCGCCGGGAAAGCTTAGAGAAATATTGGTGGAGGGGCTGAAATGGAAACTTCGTTTTCTCAGCGATGTTATACGGGAGAGCAATTCATATCTAATTGAGTTCACACACGTTGCTTCAAAGATGGGCATAATAGACATAAAGAAGTCGAGACCAGAGCCAGGAGTCTTGTCAAATATTAGGAGGAAACTTGTAGGGACGCCTGTCGATGCGGAAGCTATAAGGGCAACTATATTTGAGCACTTCGACCTTCGTTCAGTAGAAGAATTCCTACAAGACATAGAAAGAGGCAAAAGACCAATAATAATAAAAGAACTAAACGACTTGACACCTCTAGCGCAGTTAATATTTGAGAAGCCGACCGTGAAGGCGGGTGTAGTTGCATCAGATATACCCGCCTCTGGCATCATACAGGCAATTATAAAGAGGATCGAGAACTCGCACGTCCTACTCTACTGTATAAACTGTGGACAATGGTGGCAGACAATAAAGGTTGCTGATTACCATTTGTTTTCCAAGTGTCCGCGTTGTGGCTCAAGAGCCCTCGCAGTTCTAAGACCATACGAGGAAGAAAAGATAAAGATCCTCGAAAAATGGAGGAGAAAGGAAAACCTGTCAGCAGACGAGAAAAAATTTGTTGAGAAAGCTAGGCAATCCGCTTCTCTTGTCTTGTCGTATGGATATCCAGCAGTATTTGTCCTCGCAGGTCACGGTGTTGGGCCCACAACTGCTAAAAACATATTATCAAAAGGCGTCAGCATGGAGGCTCTAGCGAGGAATGTTCTCCAGGCAGAGGCAAACTATACGAGGACAAGAAAATACTGGGAAGAATGA
- a CDS encoding 30S ribosomal protein S25e produces the protein MGGKKRPTVSALEKRATKEETTKKKEESKKPQMKLEASTGNLTEVSLEQIIKELKGLRYITPYVLASRFSIKLSRAKKTLKELEQRGLVVAVDRNSKVPIYVPASRKK, from the coding sequence ATGGGAGGTAAGAAGAGACCCACAGTCTCGGCCCTAGAAAAGAGAGCCACGAAAGAAGAAACAACAAAGAAGAAAGAAGAAAGCAAAAAACCCCAGATGAAGTTAGAAGCTTCAACAGGGAACTTGACAGAGGTTTCCCTCGAGCAAATAATAAAGGAACTCAAGGGCTTAAGGTACATTACGCCTTACGTTTTAGCTTCGAGATTTTCCATAAAACTTAGCAGGGCAAAGAAGACACTGAAAGAGCTTGAGCAGAGAGGCCTAGTTGTTGCTGTGGACAGGAACTCTAAAGTCCCAATATATGTTCCTGCCTCAAGGAAGAAGTAG
- a CDS encoding PolB1-binding protein PBP2 family protein, whose protein sequence is MEEITELTRELSEYIKQKKRVSAEELVSWSKNKGLSSVILYIVVQELLKDRSFQATTDKIIIDEIFHIEVPTSLYYLEATAEKTPIQPKQIALREEKKKQRKTSVKKPAKGPSLLAFLEQQEEPKESENDQDMEKPEEEPLHEPEQLTEPPPSRQNEPQIFTFDNRREPEPPQQTRAAEPVMFQDLEITSDLETAIRYLGKYWSVGRLRLIDDLMGMGVKDPIKVINELARKGLIEITELDVVNAKKELIEVAKSYLKEKNIADIFST, encoded by the coding sequence ATGGAGGAGATAACAGAGCTGACCAGAGAGCTTTCAGAATATATAAAACAGAAAAAAAGGGTATCTGCAGAAGAGCTGGTAAGTTGGAGCAAGAACAAAGGTTTAAGCTCGGTTATCCTATACATTGTTGTACAAGAACTACTCAAGGATAGAAGCTTCCAAGCAACAACAGACAAGATAATCATTGACGAAATCTTCCACATAGAGGTTCCCACTAGCCTATACTACCTAGAAGCGACCGCAGAAAAAACCCCTATCCAACCCAAACAAATAGCTTTAAGAGAAGAGAAAAAGAAACAACGGAAAACTTCCGTTAAAAAGCCAGCTAAGGGGCCGTCCCTCCTAGCTTTTCTAGAACAACAAGAGGAACCCAAGGAATCTGAAAATGATCAAGATATGGAAAAGCCCGAAGAAGAACCTCTCCACGAGCCTGAACAACTAACAGAGCCCCCTCCCAGCCGGCAAAATGAACCCCAAATATTTACATTCGATAACCGGCGAGAGCCAGAGCCCCCGCAACAAACTAGAGCAGCAGAACCAGTAATGTTCCAAGATCTCGAGATAACATCAGACCTTGAAACCGCTATACGCTACCTCGGGAAATATTGGAGTGTTGGGAGACTACGCCTCATAGACGATTTAATGGGAATGGGAGTCAAAGACCCAATCAAAGTCATAAATGAGCTGGCCAGGAAGGGCCTCATAGAGATCACCGAGCTAGATGTCGTAAATGCAAAGAAGGAATTAATTGAAGTCGCGAAAAGCTATCTTAAAGAAAAGAACATTGCGGACATCTTCTCGACTTAA